A portion of the Polaribacter cellanae genome contains these proteins:
- a CDS encoding heavy-metal-associated domain-containing protein, producing MRIQKIVIAVVIASFTLVGCKSENTKTTEKTEVVAAKQQMVALHISGMTCEIGCAKTIQSKLSKKEGVLEAKVIFKDSVANIQFDANKTSKKDLIAFVDGIAGGDLYKATEASE from the coding sequence ATGAGAATTCAAAAAATAGTAATAGCAGTAGTAATTGCAAGTTTTACACTAGTTGGTTGTAAAAGCGAAAATACTAAAACAACTGAAAAAACGGAGGTTGTTGCAGCAAAACAACAAATGGTTGCCTTACATATTTCTGGAATGACTTGTGAGATTGGTTGTGCTAAAACAATACAATCTAAATTATCTAAAAAAGAAGGTGTTTTAGAGGCAAAAGTTATTTTTAAAGATAGCGTTGCAAACATTCAGTTCGATGCTAACAAAACCTCTAAAAAAGACTTAATCGCCTTTGTAGATGGAATTGCAGGAGGAGATTTATACAAAGCTACTGAAGCTTCAGAATAA
- a CDS encoding TonB-dependent receptor, whose translation MKKFLCIAFIALSQVLIAQDKGTVKGLLTDKEMSNEPLAFANVLIKGTAIGSTTDFDGLYSFKVPAGTHTVQFSFVGYKTIEKVFTIKAGETVTLNQLMSAEEGVGLDEVVVKSSTSKEKTSALILKQKKAVAITTTIGAQELSVKGVSDAEGAVTKTAGVSKGSKNVVVRGLGDRYNSTTLNGLPLPSEDPEYKNISLDFFGTGIIKNIEVNKVFTSELYGDVGGANINIASKELIKKSLLNVNASLGVNTQTVSKEFLTIDGTNRFGTQKASISVNDLSKYSFRNSFKPHSQDFQLNNSLSFAGGKKYDVGEDTFSFFIVGGFDGSYNYIDGNIKQTTSSGEIFQDQSFTKYEYNVSQILMANLQYKFEEGHNIAYNHLFIHNNKQSIGDYLGFNNPEQDGDLEFQRRQQTNNNELYVNQLIANYKFTERLDFKAKGSLNFIRGNEPDRRTNKYLFRDNYYSPETSSAGENERYFAKLEENDYAAKGKFSYKLKEDEEDVSTLEFGGDYRYTERLFSATIFNHDFSSRVAIDIENPDAVFSQSSIDNNIFELETGRGGASNPNAFVPFTYRGKRQIFAGFGNLVYQLGDNFIASVGGRFEKIQQRVTYNTNIAQSAIDGASNLDRTYVLPSFNLKYNFNENSILRIAGSQSYTFPQFKETAPFKYQDISFSSQGNPDLKPSDNYNLDAKYEYYMSSSELFTVTGFYKYIQNPISRSEIPSGGNTLTYLNVGDDASVYGIEIEARKNIYEIEDKDLKIMGGLNTSYLVSNVNLDANSVAQFTNTTSDLEGATPFLINADISINKKYNDNTFISSLVFNYFSERVYSVGTRGFANILEKGIPTLDLVSSYEFNENYRLKLKVTNLLNPNFQLSRAGFNGGDNVVLSNYKKGVNISLGFSYDF comes from the coding sequence ATGAAGAAATTTTTATGTATTGCTTTTATCGCTTTAAGTCAAGTTTTAATAGCACAAGACAAAGGAACTGTTAAAGGGTTGTTAACGGATAAAGAGATGAGCAACGAACCATTGGCATTTGCAAATGTTCTTATAAAAGGTACAGCAATAGGATCTACTACAGATTTCGATGGTTTGTATTCTTTTAAAGTACCTGCAGGAACACATACAGTTCAGTTTAGCTTTGTAGGTTATAAAACAATCGAAAAAGTATTTACAATAAAAGCTGGAGAAACAGTTACATTAAACCAATTAATGTCTGCAGAAGAAGGTGTTGGTTTAGATGAGGTTGTTGTTAAATCTTCTACAAGTAAAGAAAAGACGAGTGCTTTAATTTTAAAACAAAAGAAGGCAGTTGCTATTACTACCACTATTGGAGCACAAGAATTATCTGTAAAAGGAGTTTCTGATGCAGAGGGAGCAGTTACAAAAACAGCAGGTGTTTCTAAAGGATCTAAAAATGTTGTGGTAAGAGGTTTAGGAGATCGTTATAATTCTACCACTTTAAATGGCTTGCCTTTACCATCTGAAGATCCAGAATATAAAAATATATCCTTAGATTTTTTTGGAACAGGTATTATAAAAAATATTGAAGTAAATAAAGTATTCACATCAGAATTATATGGAGATGTTGGTGGTGCAAACATTAATATTGCATCAAAAGAATTGATAAAAAAGAGTTTGTTAAATGTAAATGCTTCTTTAGGTGTAAATACACAAACAGTGTCTAAAGAGTTTTTAACGATAGATGGAACGAATAGATTTGGCACTCAAAAAGCGAGCATTTCAGTAAACGATTTATCTAAATATTCTTTTAGAAATTCGTTTAAACCTCATAGTCAAGATTTTCAATTGAACAATAGCCTTTCTTTTGCTGGTGGAAAAAAATACGATGTTGGAGAAGACACTTTTAGCTTTTTTATAGTTGGTGGTTTCGATGGAAGTTACAATTATATAGATGGAAACATTAAGCAAACAACAAGTTCTGGAGAGATTTTTCAAGACCAATCTTTTACGAAATATGAATATAATGTTTCGCAAATTTTAATGGCGAACTTACAATATAAATTCGAAGAAGGTCATAATATTGCTTACAACCATTTATTTATTCATAATAATAAACAATCTATTGGAGATTATTTAGGTTTTAATAATCCAGAACAAGATGGCGATTTAGAGTTTCAAAGAAGACAGCAAACAAATAATAACGAGTTATATGTAAATCAATTAATTGCAAATTACAAGTTTACAGAAAGACTAGATTTTAAAGCAAAAGGTTCTTTAAATTTTATTAGAGGAAACGAGCCAGACAGAAGAACGAATAAATATTTATTTAGAGATAATTATTACAGTCCAGAAACAAGTTCTGCAGGAGAGAACGAACGTTATTTCGCAAAGTTAGAAGAAAACGATTATGCAGCAAAAGGAAAGTTTTCTTATAAATTGAAAGAAGACGAAGAAGATGTTAGTACTTTAGAATTTGGAGGAGATTATAGATATACAGAGCGTTTATTCTCGGCGACTATTTTTAATCACGATTTTTCTAGCAGAGTTGCTATAGATATCGAAAATCCAGATGCTGTTTTTTCTCAATCTTCGATAGATAATAATATTTTTGAATTAGAAACGGGTAGAGGTGGAGCAAGTAATCCAAATGCATTTGTTCCTTTTACTTACAGAGGTAAAAGACAAATATTTGCAGGTTTTGGTAATTTAGTATATCAATTAGGAGATAATTTTATCGCTTCTGTTGGTGGTAGATTTGAGAAAATTCAACAACGAGTTACTTATAATACAAACATTGCACAATCTGCCATAGATGGAGCTTCAAATTTAGATAGAACGTATGTTTTACCAAGCTTCAACTTAAAATATAACTTTAACGAAAACAGTATTTTAAGAATTGCAGGGAGCCAAAGTTATACGTTTCCACAGTTTAAAGAAACTGCTCCATTTAAATATCAGGATATAAGTTTTTCTTCTCAGGGAAATCCAGATTTAAAACCTTCAGATAATTATAATTTAGATGCTAAATACGAATACTATATGTCTTCGTCTGAATTATTTACAGTAACTGGTTTCTACAAATACATTCAAAATCCTATATCTAGAAGTGAGATTCCTTCAGGAGGAAATACATTAACGTATTTAAATGTTGGAGACGATGCAAGTGTTTATGGAATAGAAATAGAAGCTAGAAAAAACATTTACGAAATTGAAGATAAAGATTTAAAAATTATGGGAGGTTTAAATACATCTTACTTAGTTTCTAATGTAAACTTAGATGCAAATTCTGTGGCACAATTTACAAATACAACAAGCGATTTAGAAGGAGCAACACCATTTTTAATAAATGCAGATATTTCAATCAACAAAAAATACAACGATAATACGTTTATTTCTTCATTGGTATTTAATTATTTCAGTGAGAGAGTTTATTCTGTTGGAACCAGAGGTTTTGCAAATATTTTAGAAAAAGGGATCCCAACATTAGATTTGGTTTCTTCTTACGAGTTTAACGAAAACTATCGTTTAAAACTAAAAGTAACAAACTTATTAAACCCAAATTTTCAATTATCTAGAGCAGGTTTTAATGGAGGAGATAATGTTGTGTTAAGTAATTATAAAAAAGGTGTTAATATAAGTTTAGGATTCTCTTACGATTTTTAG
- a CDS encoding patatin-like phospholipase family protein, with the protein MKNSLVLFLLMFPMLLLGQQKQPKVGLVLSGGGAKGFAHIAILKEIDKAGVQLDYIGGTSMGAIIGGFYAAGYSANQIEEIILKTDFLTLLRDDLPRSSETFFEKEFGEKTVITLPVNKGKIGLPKGVSKGQNILNLLLELFDSVDGNQDFSKLPIPFFCIATDVENGAPVILEKGSLPISLRASGSFPSLLNPVVIEDKLLIDGGIANNFPVSIMRDKGMDIVIGVDVEGKLFQKDKINSVVALLNQIMSYQMYSKTDEEIKKLDVYIHPEIFDYTVVDFDKKAEIIEKGAVEAKKYAEVFKQIATKQVVKKKRKTIKFSNEKLKISEVGIHGQENYTRAYILGKLNIKEGDSLSRHNITEKIYLLSATRNFNRIEYNLIKKVDDSYLLDFNIRESNEKANLKLGIHYDHLYKSGIIANYNHKSILKKNDMLSLNVVFGDNLRYDFTYFVDNGFYTSYGFRSRYNHFRSQVPFNEIASPNIKSVNLKYSDFTNEIFLQTTFNRKFALGVGVEVKKIQALTDNISPLNNNNIADDSVYFNVLGYLKLDTYNKKYFATKGVFADLGFKWYLLSSDFANNFERYAQAKGKIGFATSFWDNFTLQYTGEAGFSLREVESDVFNFQLGGNNQNYINNFISFYGYEFADLSDKSFVKSEFNVRYRFLPKHYFSAIANYARLDSNVFKDIDLFKNIKSGYAVGYSYDSFLGPIELKYSWSPDKNENVWLFNLGFWF; encoded by the coding sequence ATGAAAAATAGCTTAGTTTTATTCTTATTGATGTTTCCAATGTTGTTATTAGGACAACAAAAACAGCCAAAAGTTGGGTTGGTTTTAAGTGGTGGAGGTGCAAAAGGATTCGCACATATTGCTATTTTAAAAGAAATAGATAAAGCCGGCGTTCAATTAGATTATATTGGCGGCACAAGTATGGGCGCTATTATTGGTGGTTTTTATGCAGCTGGTTATTCTGCAAATCAAATAGAAGAAATTATTTTAAAAACAGACTTTCTAACGCTTCTTAGAGACGATTTACCAAGAAGCTCAGAAACTTTTTTCGAAAAAGAATTTGGAGAAAAAACAGTAATTACTTTGCCTGTAAATAAAGGTAAAATAGGGTTGCCAAAAGGTGTTTCTAAAGGGCAAAATATTTTAAATTTATTGTTAGAATTGTTCGATTCTGTAGATGGCAATCAAGATTTTTCGAAACTTCCAATTCCATTTTTTTGTATCGCTACAGATGTAGAAAATGGAGCTCCAGTAATATTAGAAAAAGGTTCTTTACCAATATCTTTAAGAGCGAGTGGTTCTTTTCCATCGCTTTTAAACCCTGTAGTAATAGAAGATAAACTTCTAATTGATGGTGGCATTGCAAATAATTTTCCTGTTAGTATTATGAGAGACAAGGGAATGGATATTGTAATTGGAGTAGATGTGGAAGGAAAATTATTTCAAAAAGATAAAATTAACTCTGTTGTAGCTTTATTAAACCAAATAATGAGCTACCAAATGTATAGCAAAACAGACGAAGAAATAAAAAAGTTAGATGTTTACATTCATCCAGAAATATTCGATTATACAGTTGTAGATTTTGATAAAAAAGCCGAAATTATAGAAAAAGGCGCTGTTGAAGCTAAAAAATATGCAGAAGTTTTTAAGCAAATTGCTACAAAACAAGTTGTAAAGAAAAAAAGAAAAACGATAAAATTTAGCAATGAAAAATTAAAAATTTCAGAGGTTGGTATACATGGACAAGAAAATTACACTAGAGCTTATATTTTAGGAAAATTAAATATTAAAGAAGGAGATAGTTTGTCTAGACACAACATTACAGAAAAAATATACTTACTATCTGCCACAAGGAATTTTAATAGAATAGAATATAATTTAATTAAAAAAGTAGATGATAGCTATTTATTAGATTTTAACATTAGAGAATCTAACGAAAAGGCAAATTTAAAACTAGGCATACATTACGATCATTTGTATAAATCGGGTATAATTGCTAATTACAATCACAAAAGTATTTTAAAAAAGAACGACATGCTTTCTCTAAATGTTGTTTTTGGAGACAATTTAAGATACGATTTTACCTATTTTGTAGATAATGGGTTTTATACAAGTTATGGTTTTAGATCTAGGTATAATCATTTTCGTTCTCAAGTGCCTTTTAACGAAATTGCTTCTCCGAATATTAAGAGTGTAAACTTAAAGTATTCCGATTTTACAAATGAGATATTTCTACAAACAACATTTAATAGAAAATTTGCTTTAGGTGTAGGAGTAGAGGTAAAAAAAATACAAGCTTTAACAGATAATATAAGCCCATTAAATAATAACAATATAGCAGACGATAGTGTTTATTTTAATGTTTTAGGTTATTTAAAATTAGATACTTACAATAAAAAATATTTTGCTACCAAGGGAGTTTTCGCAGATTTAGGTTTTAAATGGTATTTGCTTTCTTCCGATTTTGCAAATAATTTCGAACGCTATGCACAAGCAAAAGGTAAAATAGGTTTTGCAACTTCTTTTTGGGATAATTTTACATTACAATATACAGGAGAAGCTGGTTTTTCTTTGAGAGAAGTAGAATCTGACGTTTTTAATTTCCAATTAGGAGGAAACAATCAAAATTACATCAATAATTTTATTTCTTTTTATGGATATGAATTTGCAGATTTAAGCGACAAATCTTTTGTAAAATCTGAATTTAATGTACGTTACAGATTTTTACCTAAGCATTATTTTTCTGCAATTGCAAACTATGCACGTTTAGATAGTAATGTTTTTAAAGATATCGATTTGTTTAAAAATATAAAATCTGGCTATGCAGTTGGTTATAGTTACGACTCTTTCCTTGGTCCTATAGAGTTAAAGTATAGTTGGTCTCCAGACAAAAATGAAAACGTTTGGTTGTTTAATTTAGGTTTTTGGTTTTAA
- the uvrC gene encoding excinuclease ABC subunit UvrC translates to MLSSLELQLKTLPTSPGVYQYLDKEDTIIYVGKAKNLKKRVSSYFTKKHENGKTRVLVKKIVRIKHIVVNTETDALLLENNLIKKYKPRYNVLLKDDKSYPWLCIKKERFPRIFLTRRVIKDGSEYYGPYTSVKTVRVLLDLIKELYPLRTCKYDLSQKNINEGKYKVCLEYHLGNCNGACEGLETEAHYQNSIKEIRNIIKGNFKESIDKFKKMMLDFSENMEFEKAQKIKEKLNILNNYQAKSTIINPSINNVDVFSIISDETHGYANFLKISNGSIIQSHTTEIKKKLDETDKELLELFIVEIRQRFNSQSPEIYVPFKVNLGETVKVTIPKLGDKKRIVDLSERNAKYYRMEQFKQIKIVDPDRHIKRIMAQMKKDLRLSVEPRHIECFDNSNIQGTNPVAACVVFKDGKPSKKDYRHYNIKTVVGPDDFGSMEEVVYRRYKRLLAEDEPLPQLIIVDGGKGQLFSGLKALERLGLRGKIAIIGIAKRLEEIYYPGDPIPLYLDKKSETLKITQYLRNEAHRFGITFHRNKRSKSAIQSELEQIPDVGKQTITTLLRTFKSAKRVKEASLEDLKKSIGHARAIKVYAFYHPKKEKEK, encoded by the coding sequence ATGTTATCGTCTTTAGAATTGCAATTAAAAACCTTACCAACTTCTCCAGGAGTATATCAATATTTGGATAAAGAAGATACAATTATTTATGTAGGTAAAGCAAAAAATTTAAAGAAAAGAGTTTCTTCTTACTTCACAAAGAAACACGAAAACGGAAAAACAAGAGTTTTAGTAAAAAAGATCGTTCGTATAAAGCACATTGTTGTAAATACAGAAACAGATGCTTTATTATTAGAAAATAATTTGATAAAAAAATACAAACCACGATATAATGTTTTATTAAAAGACGATAAAAGTTATCCTTGGTTATGTATAAAAAAAGAACGTTTTCCACGAATATTTTTAACACGAAGAGTTATTAAAGATGGCTCGGAATATTACGGGCCTTATACTTCAGTAAAAACAGTACGTGTTTTGTTAGATTTAATTAAAGAACTATACCCATTAAGAACTTGCAAGTACGATTTAAGTCAAAAAAATATTAACGAAGGCAAGTATAAAGTTTGTTTAGAGTATCATTTAGGTAATTGTAATGGTGCTTGTGAAGGGTTAGAAACGGAAGCGCATTACCAAAATTCAATAAAAGAAATTAGAAATATTATTAAAGGGAACTTTAAAGAAAGTATAGATAAGTTTAAGAAAATGATGCTCGATTTTTCCGAAAATATGGAGTTTGAAAAAGCCCAAAAAATTAAAGAAAAATTAAATATTTTAAACAACTATCAAGCAAAAAGTACCATTATAAACCCATCTATAAACAATGTAGATGTTTTTTCTATTATTTCTGATGAAACGCATGGATATGCAAACTTTTTAAAGATTTCTAACGGTTCCATTATTCAATCTCATACCACAGAAATTAAGAAGAAGTTAGACGAAACTGATAAAGAATTGTTAGAACTCTTTATTGTTGAAATAAGACAACGTTTCAATTCGCAATCTCCAGAAATTTATGTGCCTTTTAAAGTAAATTTAGGAGAAACTGTAAAAGTTACCATCCCAAAATTAGGCGACAAAAAACGCATCGTAGATCTTTCTGAAAGAAATGCCAAGTATTACAGAATGGAACAATTTAAACAAATTAAAATTGTAGATCCAGATAGGCATATAAAACGAATTATGGCGCAAATGAAAAAAGATTTACGACTTTCTGTGGAGCCAAGACATATAGAATGTTTCGATAACTCGAATATCCAAGGAACAAATCCTGTGGCTGCTTGTGTGGTTTTTAAAGATGGAAAACCCAGTAAAAAAGATTACAGACATTACAATATAAAAACCGTGGTTGGGCCAGACGATTTTGGTTCTATGGAAGAAGTGGTTTATAGAAGATACAAGCGTTTGTTGGCAGAAGACGAGCCTTTACCACAATTAATTATTGTAGATGGAGGAAAAGGACAATTATTCTCAGGTTTAAAAGCTTTGGAGCGATTAGGTTTACGAGGTAAAATTGCCATTATAGGAATTGCAAAACGTTTAGAGGAAATTTATTATCCAGGAGATCCAATTCCTTTGTATTTAGATAAAAAGTCCGAAACCCTAAAAATTACACAATATTTAAGAAACGAAGCACACAGATTCGGAATTACATTTCATAGAAATAAACGTAGTAAAAGTGCCATTCAATCGGAATTAGAGCAAATTCCTGATGTTGGTAAACAAACAATTACAACTTTATTACGTACATTTAAGTCTGCAAAGCGAGTTAAAGAAGCTTCTTTGGAAGATTTAAAGAAATCGATTGGACATGCAAGAGCCATAAAAGTGTATGCGTTTTATCACCCCAAAAAAGAAAAAGAAAAATGA
- a CDS encoding inorganic phosphate transporter, which produces MGDPYILMLVALAVLAIVDLVVGVSNDAVNFLNSAIGSKAISVKNIMIIASLGVFFGAVTSSGMMEVARKGIFNPSMFMFQDIMIIFMAVMITDILLLDIFNSLGMPTSTTVSIVFELLGAAVCISLIKISANDSQSVLDIWNYINHKKALEIIYGILLSVIVAFSVGAIVQFVSRLIYSFNFDKRATYINALFGGFAITAITYFIIIKGMKGTPFYKDIKFLIEGNTLLIIAGSFVVWSLISQLLIQVFKINILKLIIGVGTFSLAMAFSGNDLVNFVGVPIAAWNSYQAWEISSVAADSFSMGILAKKVPSNVWLLLLAGAIMVVTLWTSSKAQNVIKTGIDLSRQGEGHEKFQPNPLSRIVVRAAMGINAGISYIIPKSTLVFVDSKFQKPVIPLTKDKTYELPAFDLVRAAVNLIVAGILISFATSMKLPLSTTYVTFMVAMGTSLADRAWGRESAVYRVAGVLNVIGGWFLTAITAFLAAAVVAYLISWNMVMIPILLAIVALLIGRNTLIHRNKTKEIKKQEYIERAELITINGVIEESADHISGVITRVNKLYTNVVNDLANHDLNKLRKTDKHVNKLNDEIDGLKDGVFYFIKSLDETSVQASRFYIMVLGYLQDVAQSISYISRASYKHVNNNHKNLKKGQIKDLKGIDIQLSTLLVKEATIFENRDLDDLNALIIEKNELLTSVSASIEKQVSRIRTDETSPKNTTLYFSVLLETKDLITALMSLLQTYEEFHLSTKQNQL; this is translated from the coding sequence ATGGGAGATCCATATATTTTAATGCTTGTTGCTTTAGCTGTTTTAGCTATTGTAGACTTAGTTGTAGGAGTTAGTAACGATGCTGTAAATTTTTTAAATTCGGCCATTGGCTCTAAAGCTATTTCTGTAAAAAATATTATGATTATTGCCAGTTTAGGTGTATTTTTTGGAGCAGTAACCTCTAGTGGAATGATGGAAGTTGCACGTAAGGGAATTTTTAACCCAAGCATGTTTATGTTCCAGGATATCATGATTATTTTTATGGCAGTAATGATTACAGATATTTTATTATTAGATATCTTTAATTCGTTAGGAATGCCAACGTCTACAACAGTTTCTATCGTTTTTGAATTATTAGGAGCTGCAGTTTGTATTTCTTTGATAAAAATTTCTGCAAACGACTCACAATCTGTTTTAGATATATGGAATTACATTAACCATAAAAAAGCATTAGAAATTATTTATGGAATACTACTCTCTGTAATCGTCGCTTTTTCTGTTGGTGCAATTGTTCAATTTGTATCGAGACTAATTTATTCTTTTAATTTCGATAAAAGAGCCACTTATATTAATGCTTTATTTGGTGGTTTTGCAATTACTGCAATTACCTATTTTATTATTATAAAAGGAATGAAAGGAACTCCTTTTTATAAAGATATTAAGTTTCTAATTGAAGGAAATACACTTTTAATTATTGCAGGAAGTTTTGTAGTTTGGTCTCTAATTTCTCAATTATTAATTCAGGTTTTTAAAATAAACATCTTAAAATTAATTATTGGAGTTGGTACTTTTTCTTTAGCAATGGCTTTTTCTGGAAACGATTTGGTAAACTTTGTTGGCGTACCAATTGCAGCTTGGAACTCTTACCAAGCTTGGGAAATTTCTAGTGTTGCTGCAGATTCTTTTTCTATGGGAATTTTAGCGAAGAAAGTACCTTCTAATGTTTGGTTATTATTATTAGCTGGAGCAATTATGGTTGTTACATTATGGACTTCTAGCAAAGCACAAAATGTAATAAAAACAGGAATCGATTTATCGAGACAAGGAGAAGGTCATGAGAAATTTCAACCAAACCCATTATCTAGAATTGTAGTAAGAGCAGCAATGGGAATTAACGCAGGAATTAGTTATATAATTCCAAAATCTACTTTAGTATTTGTAGATTCTAAGTTTCAGAAACCAGTAATTCCTTTAACGAAAGATAAAACTTACGAATTACCAGCTTTCGATTTGGTAAGAGCTGCAGTTAATTTAATTGTTGCTGGTATTTTAATTTCGTTTGCAACTTCTATGAAATTACCATTATCTACAACTTATGTAACCTTTATGGTTGCAATGGGTACTTCTTTAGCAGATAGAGCTTGGGGAAGAGAAAGTGCAGTATATAGAGTTGCAGGAGTTCTTAACGTTATTGGTGGTTGGTTTTTAACGGCAATTACAGCGTTTTTAGCAGCTGCAGTTGTAGCTTATTTAATTAGCTGGAATATGGTTATGATTCCTATTTTATTAGCAATTGTTGCTTTATTGATAGGAAGAAACACGTTAATCCACAGAAATAAAACAAAAGAAATTAAAAAACAAGAATATATAGAAAGAGCAGAATTAATTACGATTAATGGCGTAATTGAGGAAAGTGCAGATCATATTTCTGGAGTTATTACACGTGTAAATAAATTATATACCAATGTTGTAAATGATTTAGCGAATCACGATTTAAATAAATTACGTAAAACCGATAAACACGTAAATAAATTAAACGACGAAATCGATGGTTTAAAAGATGGTGTTTTCTATTTTATTAAATCTTTAGACGAAACTTCTGTACAAGCAAGTAGATTCTATATTATGGTTTTAGGTTATTTACAAGATGTTGCACAATCTATTAGTTACATTTCTAGAGCGAGTTACAAGCACGTAAATAACAATCATAAAAATTTAAAGAAGGGGCAAATAAAAGATTTAAAAGGAATAGACATCCAATTATCTACTTTATTAGTTAAAGAAGCTACTATTTTCGAAAATAGAGATTTAGATGATTTAAATGCGCTTATTATTGAAAAGAATGAGTTATTAACGAGTGTTTCTGCTTCGATTGAAAAACAAGTTTCTAGAATTAGAACCGACGAAACAAGTCCTAAAAACACCACTTTATATTTTAGTGTTTTATTAGAAACAAAAGATTTAATTACTGCTTTAATGAGCTTATTACAAACATATGAAGAGTTTCATTTAAGCACGAAACAAAACCAATTATAA
- a CDS encoding porin, whose product MILKLLRTLVMIICIFYFLDTNSKKINAPKFGEGLFNLVGKDSTFTMKISLRFQTLATSNWDVQNGLSNLESSMLIRRSRLKFDGFAFSPKLKYKIELGFSNREQSRISPLTSYIPIYVMDAVLKWNFAGNFVLWFGQTKLPGNRERVISSANLQQVDRSLLNSRFNIDRDRDRDIGIQLRHKLKIQTDVCKPYKHRV is encoded by the coding sequence ATGATTTTAAAGTTACTACGTACGTTAGTAATGATTATTTGTATTTTCTATTTTTTAGATACAAACTCCAAAAAAATAAATGCACCAAAATTTGGCGAAGGTCTTTTTAATTTAGTTGGAAAAGACAGCACTTTTACCATGAAAATTAGTTTACGATTCCAAACTTTAGCAACTTCTAATTGGGATGTACAAAATGGACTTTCCAATCTAGAATCTTCGATGTTAATTAGACGATCTCGTTTAAAATTCGATGGTTTTGCTTTTTCGCCAAAACTAAAATATAAAATTGAGTTAGGTTTTTCTAATAGAGAACAATCTAGAATTTCGCCACTCACAAGCTATATTCCAATATATGTTATGGATGCCGTTTTAAAATGGAATTTCGCTGGTAACTTTGTTTTATGGTTTGGACAAACAAAATTACCAGGAAATAGAGAACGTGTAATTTCTTCTGCAAATTTGCAACAAGTAGATCGTTCTTTATTAAATAGTAGATTTAATATTGATAGAGATAGAGATAGAGATATTGGAATTCAATTAAGACATAAATTAAAAATACAAACAGATGTATGTAAGCCATACAAACATAGGGTTTAA